A single Filimonas effusa DNA region contains:
- a CDS encoding DUF2846 domain-containing protein yields MKTISVLLIALISLCSYKTFAQQKTGTICFIRANGYVGSMVNDKVYIDDSLVCKLKNKQYSIHTVPAGAHTVAVNPGGLSTQKRSTPLTITVEAGKTTYIDIAWADKVSCQELTANSATLKMQKLKQNNKCLSDK; encoded by the coding sequence ATGAAAACAATCAGCGTGCTTTTGATAGCACTTATCAGCCTATGCTCTTACAAAACGTTTGCGCAGCAAAAAACAGGTACTATTTGTTTTATCCGGGCTAACGGGTATGTAGGTTCTATGGTGAATGACAAGGTGTACATCGATGACAGCCTGGTATGCAAACTTAAAAACAAACAGTACTCCATTCATACCGTTCCCGCAGGTGCTCATACGGTTGCTGTCAACCCCGGAGGTCTTTCTACGCAGAAGCGTTCAACGCCTTTAACGATCACAGTAGAAGCAGGGAAAACAACATATATCGATATAGCATGGGCAGATAAAGTATCCTGCCAGGAATTAACAGCCAACTCTGCAACGCTTAAAATGCAGAAGCTAAAACAAAACAACAAATGCCTGTCAGACAAATAG
- a CDS encoding CusA/CzcA family heavy metal efflux RND transporter has translation MLNKIIQFSVKNKLVVGIFILLWIIYGACQVAQLPVDAVPDITNNQVQIITTAPSLGAEDVERLITFPIEQAISNIPGLKESRSLSRFGLSLISVVFDDKADVYWARQQVMERLSQVDINENANTPQLAPVTTGLGEIYQYVLKPKKGYQQKYSLAHLRTIQDWQVRRQLLGTPGVADVATFGGNLKQYEVAVNPARLKALNLTISDVFTALNRNNQNTGGAYIEKGPSVLYIRSVGLTKSIPDILKIVVKNNSDGTPVLISHIADVRLGSAIRYGALTMAGQGEVAGGIVMMLKGGNSSQVVKDVKAKIADIEKTLPEGLEIVPFLDRTKMVNNAIGTVEHNLLEGALIVVLVLVLFLGNFRAGFIVASVIPLSMLFAIAMMNTFGVSGNLMSLGALDFGLIVDGAVIIVEAILHHIAHSERYAKKHLITQQEMNSEVAGSASRMMNAAVFGQIIILIVYLPILSLSGIEGKMFKPMAQTVAFAILGAFILSLTYVPMISSLLINKKISHKPNISDRVMLRIEEWYQKILTRALKIRRTMVVLAFALFGLAVFLFTRMGGEFIPQLEEGDFAVETRLLVGTNLSTTIDQVNRIADKIKASYPEVINVVSRIGSSEIPTDPMPVEAGDMIIVLKDKKEWTSAKSFSELADKMAATAQDVLPGVTTSFQYPVQMRFNELMTGAKQDVVCKIFGEDLDKLATYANQLGAIARTVEGAADWYVEKVTGMPQIVIEFNRDEIAKYGLNIDDVNRTINAAFAGAAAGKVYEGEKSFDLVVRVGDEGRKNINDVQNLQISTPSGVQIPLYQVATISEVEGPNQIQRENTRRRITVGFNIRGRDVQSIVEELQQKVNAKLKMDPGYTITYGGAFENLQQAKSRLSIAVPVALLLIFIMLYFAFSSVKEGALIYTAIPLSAIGGVFALALRGMPFSISAGVGFIALFGVAVLNGIVLISEFNRIKKEGWVEDPLLLVKMGTRNRLRPVLMTAAVASLGFLPMALSNGAGAEVQRPLATVVIGGLISATLLTLFVLPALYLLFDGKRSRKKKHTPASAAVIILPFLMALSTGELTAQSMTANPSATGVHTPVTARPLTLEQALQLASQRNLQLQGARLNEAASAKMQRTAYDLPKTVFSADYGKFNSSNNDTRFGINQSFSFPSVYASQQKALKADYLAANAETRLTEQELRFNVRSLFFEYISLEERRKLLLYADSLYRLYESKSLLRFKDGAANIMEKTAAEAQRQQITNQLAMLNRDMDVTLVQLNVFLQDSVLYHPSVATPRLDAMLMQPGTTQVDTLPLLEWSRYRQQAAEAQWKTEKAKLLPDFMLGYNNQSLIGTQVVNGQEVNYSGGDRFGYWSAGISIPLFFKSQQARAAAARINWEKSRKQDAYLSQKLQADIVTANTQLEKFRQSLDYYETQGLKNANVIISTADDQFQGGEIDYLQRVILVNQAISIKNDYVSALNSFNQALIQLMKLYNL, from the coding sequence ATGCTGAATAAGATCATTCAATTCTCAGTGAAGAACAAACTGGTAGTTGGCATCTTTATCCTTTTATGGATAATATATGGTGCCTGCCAGGTTGCTCAGTTACCTGTCGACGCTGTTCCCGATATCACCAATAACCAGGTGCAGATCATCACAACAGCGCCATCCCTCGGTGCGGAGGATGTGGAAAGGTTAATCACTTTTCCCATTGAACAGGCCATCAGTAATATCCCCGGTCTCAAAGAAAGCCGCAGCCTTTCCCGTTTCGGCCTTTCACTTATCTCCGTTGTGTTCGACGATAAAGCCGATGTCTACTGGGCACGGCAACAGGTCATGGAACGCCTGTCCCAGGTCGATATCAATGAAAATGCAAATACACCCCAGTTGGCGCCCGTAACAACGGGCCTCGGTGAGATCTATCAATATGTGTTAAAGCCTAAAAAAGGATACCAGCAAAAGTATTCTCTGGCCCATCTGCGTACCATACAGGATTGGCAGGTACGCCGCCAGTTGCTGGGCACGCCCGGCGTGGCCGATGTAGCTACCTTCGGTGGTAACCTCAAACAATACGAGGTCGCCGTGAACCCCGCCAGGCTCAAAGCCCTCAACCTCACCATCAGTGATGTGTTTACCGCATTGAACCGCAATAACCAGAACACAGGCGGAGCCTATATCGAAAAAGGGCCCTCTGTATTATATATCCGCAGCGTGGGTCTTACCAAATCTATCCCGGATATACTGAAGATCGTTGTAAAGAATAACAGCGATGGTACCCCTGTTCTCATCAGTCATATCGCCGATGTACGGCTGGGTTCAGCTATCAGGTATGGTGCCTTAACTATGGCGGGACAAGGCGAAGTGGCCGGTGGTATCGTTATGATGCTCAAAGGGGGGAACTCGTCCCAGGTCGTCAAGGATGTGAAAGCAAAGATCGCCGACATTGAAAAAACGCTTCCCGAAGGCCTTGAGATCGTGCCTTTCCTCGATAGAACGAAAATGGTGAATAACGCCATCGGTACGGTAGAACATAACCTGCTCGAAGGCGCGCTTATCGTGGTACTGGTCTTGGTATTGTTCCTCGGTAATTTCAGGGCCGGCTTTATAGTGGCATCCGTGATCCCTTTATCCATGCTGTTCGCCATCGCAATGATGAATACGTTTGGTGTAAGTGGTAACCTCATGAGCCTTGGCGCACTTGACTTCGGCTTGATTGTCGATGGCGCCGTGATCATCGTGGAAGCCATCCTCCATCATATCGCCCACTCCGAACGGTATGCGAAAAAACATCTCATCACGCAACAGGAAATGAACAGCGAGGTGGCAGGCTCCGCTTCCCGTATGATGAATGCGGCCGTCTTTGGCCAAATCATTATCCTGATCGTTTATCTGCCCATTCTTTCTTTATCGGGCATAGAAGGCAAAATGTTCAAACCCATGGCGCAAACAGTAGCATTTGCTATCCTGGGGGCTTTCATCTTGTCGCTTACTTATGTGCCGATGATCAGCTCCCTGCTCATCAATAAAAAGATCTCGCATAAGCCCAATATCTCCGATAGGGTAATGCTGCGTATCGAAGAATGGTACCAGAAGATACTTACACGCGCTTTGAAAATAAGAAGAACGATGGTGGTATTGGCCTTTGCTTTATTTGGCCTGGCGGTTTTCCTCTTCACGCGTATGGGAGGTGAATTCATCCCGCAACTCGAAGAAGGTGACTTCGCCGTGGAAACCAGGCTGCTCGTAGGTACCAACCTCAGCACCACCATCGACCAGGTGAACCGTATCGCCGATAAAATAAAAGCATCCTATCCCGAAGTTATAAACGTCGTTAGCCGTATAGGTAGCTCCGAAATTCCTACCGATCCCATGCCCGTCGAAGCAGGTGATATGATCATTGTCCTGAAAGATAAAAAGGAATGGACCAGCGCAAAGTCTTTTTCCGAACTGGCCGATAAAATGGCGGCAACCGCACAAGATGTTTTGCCCGGTGTCACCACCAGCTTTCAGTATCCCGTTCAAATGCGCTTCAATGAATTGATGACGGGCGCCAAACAGGATGTTGTCTGCAAGATCTTCGGCGAAGACCTCGATAAACTGGCAACCTACGCAAACCAGCTCGGAGCCATCGCCCGAACGGTAGAAGGCGCTGCCGACTGGTATGTCGAAAAGGTGACAGGTATGCCCCAGATCGTGATCGAATTTAACCGCGATGAAATTGCGAAATACGGCCTTAACATCGACGATGTGAACCGTACCATTAACGCGGCCTTTGCAGGCGCCGCCGCCGGTAAGGTCTATGAAGGAGAAAAAAGCTTCGACCTCGTGGTAAGGGTAGGTGATGAAGGCCGTAAGAACATCAACGATGTTCAAAACCTGCAGATCTCTACTCCTTCAGGTGTCCAGATCCCCTTATACCAGGTGGCAACGATCAGCGAAGTAGAAGGCCCCAACCAGATCCAGCGCGAAAATACACGCCGCAGGATCACGGTAGGCTTCAATATACGCGGCCGCGACGTTCAATCCATTGTCGAAGAATTGCAGCAGAAAGTGAATGCAAAACTGAAAATGGACCCGGGTTATACCATTACATATGGTGGCGCTTTCGAAAACCTGCAGCAGGCCAAGTCAAGACTTAGCATCGCAGTGCCTGTTGCTTTATTACTCATCTTTATCATGTTATACTTTGCATTCTCTTCCGTGAAAGAAGGGGCACTCATCTATACCGCCATCCCGCTCTCTGCTATCGGCGGTGTGTTTGCACTGGCGCTGCGCGGCATGCCTTTCAGTATTTCCGCAGGTGTTGGTTTTATCGCCTTATTTGGCGTAGCGGTGCTCAATGGCATCGTCTTGATCTCCGAATTCAACAGGATTAAAAAAGAAGGCTGGGTCGAGGACCCGCTGCTGCTTGTGAAAATGGGCACCCGCAACAGGTTGAGGCCGGTACTCATGACCGCAGCAGTAGCATCGCTGGGCTTCCTGCCTATGGCCCTTAGCAATGGCGCTGGCGCCGAAGTGCAACGCCCGCTGGCGACAGTTGTAATAGGTGGATTGATCTCGGCTACTTTACTCACGTTGTTCGTACTCCCCGCTCTTTACCTGCTTTTCGATGGCAAAAGATCACGTAAAAAGAAGCACACGCCAGCCTCTGCCGCGGTGATCATCCTGCCTTTCCTCATGGCTTTAAGTACAGGAGAACTAACGGCGCAATCTATGACCGCCAATCCGTCCGCTACAGGCGTACATACACCCGTCACAGCCCGGCCGTTAACACTGGAACAGGCTTTACAACTGGCTTCACAAAGGAACCTGCAATTGCAGGGAGCTCGTCTCAATGAAGCCGCTTCCGCAAAAATGCAGCGTACTGCCTATGATCTGCCCAAAACGGTTTTTAGTGCCGACTATGGTAAGTTCAACAGTAGTAACAACGATACGCGTTTCGGTATCAACCAATCCTTTAGCTTTCCATCAGTATATGCCAGCCAGCAGAAAGCGCTGAAAGCCGACTACCTGGCTGCAAATGCTGAAACAAGGTTAACGGAACAGGAACTGCGTTTCAACGTGCGGTCGCTCTTCTTCGAGTATATCTCCCTCGAAGAAAGAAGAAAGCTCCTCCTGTATGCCGATAGCCTTTACCGCCTGTACGAAAGCAAATCACTGCTGCGCTTTAAAGACGGTGCGGCAAACATCATGGAAAAAACAGCAGCCGAAGCCCAGCGACAGCAGATCACCAATCAGCTGGCTATGCTAAACAGGGATATGGATGTTACGCTCGTACAACTGAATGTGTTCCTGCAGGATTCTGTATTATACCACCCCTCGGTTGCCACGCCAAGGCTCGATGCCATGCTCATGCAGCCCGGAACTACCCAGGTCGATACACTTCCCTTGCTCGAATGGTCACGCTACAGGCAGCAGGCCGCAGAAGCCCAGTGGAAAACGGAAAAAGCAAAACTGCTGCCCGATTTTATGCTGGGATATAATAACCAAAGCCTTATCGGTACACAGGTGGTCAATGGCCAGGAGGTAAATTATTCCGGTGGCGACAGGTTTGGCTATTGGAGTGCAGGAATAAGTATCCCATTGTTCTTTAAATCACAACAGGCCCGCGCAGCAGCAGCCAGGATCAACTGGGAGAAAAGCCGGAAACAGGATGCTTACCTCTCTCAGAAATTACAGGCGGATATCGTTACTGCAAACACGCAGCTGGAAAAGTTCCGCCAAAGCCTCGATTATTACGAAACACAGGGATTGAAGAACGCTAACGTCATCATCTCTACTGCCGATGACCAGTTCCAGGGCGGTGAAATAGACTACCTCCAAAGGGTGATCCTGGTAAACCAGGCCATCAGCATCAAAAACGATTATGTATCGGCTTTGAACAGTTTTAACCAGGCACTCATTCAACTGATGAAATTGTATAACCTGTAA
- a CDS encoding cation-transporting P-type ATPase, which yields MNKKQLHQQEWYRLNKEEVVQQIATDANAGLSNEEAKKRIKQYGRNKLPEKKKSSKFIRFLKHFHDILIYVLLCAAIVTGILGHYTDTIVIVVVAVVNACIGYFQESKAEDALKSIQNMLSLKAHVIRDNKRIEIDAEEVTIGDIVLLNAGDKVPADLRLLSTDSLKIEESVLTGESEASEKKADPLEGATELGDRINMAFTSTTISAGTGRGVVTAIGKDTEIGKINQMMTEVEQLTTPLLQQTAKFGKTISIFIIVIAGATYLFGHFLRDYPDEELLMSIIGLAVAAIPEGLPAILSIILAIGVRNMAKHNAIVRNLPSVETLGSVSVICSDKTGTLTKNEMTVQQLAVRDGSYHVSGIGYAPEGSITRDAQEVHLDENQQLKQLISCFHICNEASLDKDKDDHWMIKGDPTEGALITLSHKAGFSGSGRDSNRKATIPFDSDYKYMATMVEAEEDQLIYIKGAPDRLLDMANREERPDGAGDFDKPYWENRISELAGEGQRVIGAAYKRVDKNKQEISHDDLGEGVVFLGLAGIIDPPREEAIEAISLCKEAGITVKMITGDHADTARAIGAQMGIDEGGQTIQGKELQEMDDEALRKAAEANHVFARTSPEHKLRLVNALQANGSICAMTGDGVNDAPALKQANVGIAMGIKGTEVTKEAAEMVLADDNFSTIVEAVKEGRRIYDNLKKTILFILPTNGAESFLIMASILFGTIMPLTPVQILWVNMVTSLTVSLALAFEPIEADAMQRPPRPTHEPLLSRYFIWRILFVSVFIGGGTLWLCTHLLNMGIAEETVKTITLQTIVIAQLFHLFNCRSVSHSAFNQDFFSNRAIYVVAGLLFVLQAGVTYLPFMNRVFGTEPLSLQHWQWPFYLGLATFVVIELEKAIVRNLVYGKKQATMVMR from the coding sequence ATGAATAAGAAACAGCTACACCAGCAAGAATGGTACAGACTCAACAAAGAGGAAGTAGTGCAGCAAATTGCAACGGATGCCAATGCAGGCTTATCGAATGAAGAAGCAAAGAAGCGTATCAAACAGTATGGACGGAACAAGCTGCCGGAAAAGAAAAAAAGCAGCAAATTTATCCGGTTCCTGAAGCATTTTCATGATATCCTGATTTATGTGTTATTGTGCGCTGCGATCGTTACGGGTATACTCGGACATTATACCGATACGATCGTTATTGTGGTAGTAGCTGTGGTAAATGCCTGTATTGGTTATTTCCAGGAAAGTAAAGCGGAAGATGCGTTGAAGAGTATTCAGAATATGTTATCACTCAAAGCGCATGTGATCAGGGATAACAAACGAATAGAGATAGATGCGGAAGAGGTAACGATCGGAGATATCGTATTACTGAATGCGGGCGATAAGGTTCCTGCCGATCTACGTTTATTGAGTACAGATAGTTTAAAAATAGAAGAATCGGTATTAACCGGGGAATCGGAAGCATCGGAGAAAAAAGCCGATCCGTTAGAAGGCGCTACGGAATTGGGTGACCGGATAAACATGGCTTTTACCAGCACTACTATAAGTGCAGGAACGGGAAGAGGCGTTGTCACCGCTATAGGGAAAGATACAGAGATCGGGAAGATCAACCAGATGATGACAGAAGTGGAACAACTCACCACTCCCCTGTTGCAGCAAACGGCGAAGTTTGGCAAAACCATTTCTATTTTTATCATTGTGATTGCAGGCGCTACTTATCTCTTCGGGCATTTCCTGAGGGATTATCCTGACGAGGAACTGCTCATGTCTATTATCGGGCTGGCAGTGGCTGCTATCCCGGAAGGATTACCGGCCATCCTTTCGATCATACTGGCTATCGGGGTACGCAATATGGCCAAACACAATGCCATCGTCCGGAATCTTCCTTCGGTAGAAACACTGGGTTCCGTGTCGGTTATCTGCTCGGATAAAACAGGAACGCTTACAAAAAACGAAATGACCGTACAGCAACTCGCGGTAAGAGATGGCAGTTATCATGTAAGCGGCATCGGTTATGCTCCTGAAGGATCCATTACCCGTGATGCGCAGGAAGTTCACCTGGATGAAAACCAACAGCTAAAACAGCTCATATCGTGTTTTCATATTTGTAATGAAGCGTCACTGGATAAAGACAAGGATGATCACTGGATGATAAAAGGCGATCCTACGGAGGGGGCCCTTATCACGCTTTCGCATAAGGCTGGATTTTCCGGTTCGGGAAGAGACAGCAACCGGAAAGCCACCATTCCTTTCGATTCGGATTACAAGTACATGGCTACGATGGTAGAGGCGGAAGAAGATCAACTGATCTATATCAAGGGAGCCCCCGACCGTTTACTGGATATGGCCAACCGGGAAGAAAGGCCTGATGGCGCCGGAGATTTCGACAAACCTTACTGGGAGAACCGGATCTCCGAACTTGCCGGAGAAGGGCAGCGTGTAATTGGCGCTGCGTATAAGCGGGTCGACAAAAATAAACAAGAGATAAGCCATGACGATCTTGGCGAGGGGGTTGTATTCCTGGGACTGGCAGGTATTATAGATCCGCCGAGGGAGGAGGCCATAGAGGCTATCAGCTTATGTAAAGAGGCAGGTATTACTGTAAAGATGATCACCGGCGACCATGCCGATACTGCCAGGGCCATAGGTGCGCAGATGGGTATCGATGAGGGCGGACAAACCATACAGGGAAAAGAACTGCAGGAAATGGATGACGAAGCGCTCAGGAAGGCAGCGGAAGCAAACCATGTATTTGCACGTACCAGCCCGGAGCATAAACTAAGGCTGGTGAATGCATTGCAGGCCAATGGCAGCATTTGTGCGATGACCGGCGACGGCGTGAATGATGCACCTGCGTTGAAGCAGGCCAATGTAGGGATTGCGATGGGCATCAAGGGAACAGAGGTTACCAAAGAAGCCGCCGAAATGGTGTTGGCGGATGATAATTTCAGCACCATCGTAGAAGCAGTGAAGGAAGGCCGCAGGATCTATGACAACCTGAAAAAGACCATCCTTTTCATATTGCCGACGAACGGCGCGGAGAGCTTCCTGATCATGGCCAGTATCTTATTTGGCACGATCATGCCGCTTACTCCTGTACAAATATTGTGGGTGAATATGGTGACATCACTAACGGTATCGCTTGCACTGGCCTTTGAGCCTATAGAAGCCGATGCCATGCAAAGGCCTCCGCGACCTACTCATGAGCCGTTGTTAAGCCGCTATTTCATATGGCGTATCCTGTTCGTATCGGTATTCATAGGCGGCGGCACGCTGTGGCTTTGTACCCACCTGCTGAATATGGGGATCGCAGAAGAAACTGTTAAAACTATCACATTACAAACCATTGTTATTGCGCAGCTTTTTCATTTGTTCAACTGCCGCAGTGTAAGCCATAGCGCCTTTAACCAGGACTTCTTTTCGAACCGGGCTATTTATGTTGTGGCGGGGCTTTTGTTCGTATTGCAGGCTGGCGTTACGTATCTGCCGTTTATGAACCGGGTGTTTGGAACGGAGCCATTATCGTTACAGCACTGGCAATGGCCTTTTTACCTGGGGTTAGCGACGTTTGTGGTGATAGAGCTTGAGAAAGCGATTGTACGCAACCTGGTGTACGGCAAAAAACAGGCGACAATGGTCATGCGCTAG
- a CDS encoding efflux RND transporter periplasmic adaptor subunit, whose product MKQYIAGLLGLIMLTACGGGKKEAEKETAKAGSTEDVTSVSFTPQQLKSVGIETGKPLMEKISGLLRVQGKIDVPPQSTVSLSFPLGGYLKSTTLLPGMPVKKGQVLAEMEDMQFIQLQQDYLTAKELYELAVLEHSRQKDLNASKASSDKVLQQAKAEMEKQRILMNALGMKLEMIGIDAHKLDAGSLTRTVHIKSPINGFVSKVNVNVGKYTAPTDMLFELVDPGDIHLSLNVFEKDLNSLSVGQKVTAYTNANPDKKYMAEIILISKSLNADRAAEIHCHFENYHATLVPGMFMNGEIAVDNKEALTVPEEAVVRWENKFYVFVDAGNNNFRMTEIVPGISSKGRQQIEANGITAQTSLVTKNAYAVLMKIKNTGEEE is encoded by the coding sequence ATGAAACAATATATAGCAGGTTTATTAGGTTTGATAATGCTCACAGCCTGTGGTGGTGGCAAAAAAGAAGCAGAAAAGGAAACGGCTAAAGCCGGCAGTACGGAAGATGTTACATCTGTATCTTTTACACCGCAGCAATTGAAAAGTGTTGGAATCGAAACAGGTAAACCGCTGATGGAAAAAATAAGCGGTTTGCTTAGGGTACAGGGTAAAATAGACGTGCCGCCGCAAAGCACCGTAAGCCTTAGTTTTCCTCTGGGCGGCTACCTGAAGTCTACAACCTTGTTGCCCGGTATGCCTGTTAAAAAAGGACAGGTCCTTGCCGAAATGGAAGACATGCAGTTTATCCAGCTGCAACAGGATTATCTTACAGCAAAGGAATTGTACGAACTGGCAGTACTGGAACATAGCCGCCAGAAAGATCTGAACGCCAGCAAAGCCAGCAGCGACAAGGTCTTGCAGCAGGCCAAAGCCGAAATGGAAAAGCAGCGCATCCTCATGAATGCACTTGGTATGAAGCTCGAAATGATTGGCATAGATGCGCATAAACTCGACGCGGGCAGCCTTACCCGTACGGTTCATATCAAATCGCCCATTAACGGCTTTGTCTCAAAGGTGAATGTAAACGTCGGCAAATACACTGCGCCAACCGATATGTTGTTCGAACTGGTTGACCCCGGCGATATTCATTTGTCGCTGAACGTCTTTGAAAAAGATCTGAACAGCTTATCAGTAGGACAGAAGGTAACTGCCTATACCAATGCCAACCCCGATAAAAAATATATGGCGGAGATCATCCTTATCAGTAAAAGCCTCAACGCCGACAGGGCAGCCGAAATTCATTGTCATTTCGAAAATTACCACGCCACCCTGGTACCAGGTATGTTTATGAATGGCGAGATCGCAGTGGACAATAAAGAAGCGCTTACCGTTCCCGAAGAAGCCGTAGTGCGCTGGGAAAATAAATTCTATGTCTTCGTCGACGCCGGTAACAACAACTTCCGCATGACCGAAATCGTACCAGGCATAAGCAGTAAAGGCCGACAGCAGATCGAAGCCAATGGCATTACAGCTCAAACCAGCCTCGTAACAAAAAATGCCTACGCAGTGCTCATGAAAATAAAGAATACCGGGGAAGAAGAGTAG
- a CDS encoding DUF3052 family protein translates to MQEIIKKCKFRGAGVVINVPPDLQSAWLESGFRLTFDKKEKSANTLVFAKDSVALLQFLEKGLKKVEEDSVLWIAYPKGTSKVKTDINRDTIRETVETFGLSTVTAVSINDIWSALRFRPIDKVGT, encoded by the coding sequence ATGCAGGAAATTATCAAAAAGTGTAAGTTCAGGGGAGCCGGTGTTGTTATAAATGTTCCGCCTGACCTGCAAAGTGCATGGCTGGAATCCGGCTTCCGGCTAACATTCGATAAAAAGGAGAAAAGCGCCAATACGTTGGTATTTGCAAAAGACAGTGTTGCGTTGCTGCAGTTCCTGGAGAAAGGATTGAAAAAAGTAGAAGAAGATAGCGTATTGTGGATCGCCTATCCTAAAGGAACCTCAAAAGTGAAAACGGATATCAATCGGGATACCATTCGTGAAACCGTAGAAACGTTCGGACTGTCTACTGTTACTGCTGTTTCGATCAACGATATCTGGAGCGCACTTCGCTTTCGCCCTATCGATAAAGTAGGAACCTGA
- a CDS encoding glycoside hydrolase family 88/105 protein gives MNKLIFIVIALFFSCAGTSQKKGVSVKEKYSQQMVETRAMKTFVTNRKEQQLATAHWDYVPGLVAFSVLKAWEQYPEKTAYYDIVKAYADHCLRGGDTVTVGESNIDDLAAGKIFFTLYKTETAKGNQADAARYKHCADFLRNKLKYKHKRIGGTLPGAGGFYHKAQYPNQMWLDGLYMGPALYAAWENSFGKPGSAETNASWTDIALQFKTINHFTYDSSKQLNYHGWAADPTDANAFWSKKTAPFKGCSPEFWGRGMGWFFAALADVLEIMPANHPDQPALKQIIQQVAAGLARHQDKASGCWYQLLQYNDQTKGQSCQQSNYLESSASSMFTYAFFKSIRLGLIDKKTYLPVAEKAYAGLLKQFIRKAPDGTVSILQSCASAGLGPARDPARTGTIDYYLCGPDVMVTQNEGKAVGPFIMASLEYERR, from the coding sequence ATGAACAAGCTTATATTTATCGTTATCGCGCTGTTTTTTTCGTGCGCGGGGACTTCACAAAAAAAGGGTGTTTCAGTAAAGGAGAAGTATTCACAGCAGATGGTGGAAACCCGTGCTATGAAGACGTTTGTGACCAACCGGAAAGAGCAGCAGCTGGCAACAGCGCACTGGGACTATGTGCCCGGTCTGGTTGCCTTCAGTGTATTAAAAGCCTGGGAGCAGTATCCTGAGAAAACAGCGTATTACGATATTGTAAAAGCCTATGCCGACCATTGTCTGCGTGGCGGGGATACGGTTACGGTTGGAGAAAGCAATATCGATGATCTGGCAGCGGGCAAGATATTCTTTACCTTGTATAAAACAGAAACAGCAAAAGGCAACCAGGCTGATGCAGCACGTTACAAACATTGCGCAGACTTTTTAAGGAATAAGCTGAAATACAAGCATAAAAGAATCGGCGGCACGCTACCCGGGGCAGGCGGTTTTTATCATAAGGCGCAGTATCCTAACCAAATGTGGCTCGATGGTCTGTACATGGGGCCTGCGTTGTATGCCGCCTGGGAAAACAGTTTTGGAAAGCCAGGCTCTGCCGAGACCAATGCTTCCTGGACAGATATCGCCTTACAGTTCAAGACCATTAACCATTTTACTTATGATAGCAGCAAGCAGTTGAACTATCATGGGTGGGCCGCTGATCCAACCGATGCCAATGCATTCTGGTCGAAGAAGACTGCGCCGTTTAAAGGTTGTTCTCCCGAGTTCTGGGGAAGGGGCATGGGCTGGTTTTTTGCAGCGCTTGCCGATGTACTTGAAATAATGCCTGCCAATCATCCTGATCAACCTGCGTTGAAGCAGATCATACAGCAGGTGGCGGCAGGTTTGGCCCGTCACCAGGATAAAGCCAGCGGCTGCTGGTACCAGCTGTTGCAGTATAACGATCAGACTAAAGGGCAATCGTGCCAGCAAAGTAATTACCTGGAGTCTTCCGCTTCTTCTATGTTCACTTATGCGTTCTTTAAAAGCATCAGACTGGGGCTGATAGATAAAAAAACCTACCTGCCTGTTGCCGAAAAGGCTTATGCAGGACTGCTGAAGCAGTTTATCCGTAAGGCCCCTGATGGCACAGTATCGATACTGCAGTCATGCGCTTCTGCGGGACTTGGACCTGCGCGTGATCCGGCAAGGACCGGCACTATCGATTACTACCTGTGCGGGCCTGATGTTATGGTTACGCAGAATGAGGGTAAAGCTGTAGGGCCGTTTATCATGGCCAGCCTGGAATACGAGCGCCGTTAA